A single Crateriforma conspicua DNA region contains:
- a CDS encoding P-II family nitrogen regulator, with protein MKLIIAIIQPTKLDAVKEALTNVEVHRLTVVDCQGFGRQKGQTSAIRPSTGGVSLVRKVQLQIAVNEDFVQPTVDAILAGGRSSETGEIGDGKIFVLPMDDCVRIRTGERGPEAI; from the coding sequence GTGAAACTGATCATTGCCATCATCCAGCCGACCAAACTGGATGCCGTCAAAGAAGCGTTGACCAACGTGGAAGTTCACCGATTGACGGTGGTCGATTGTCAGGGGTTTGGTCGCCAGAAAGGTCAGACCTCGGCGATCCGCCCGTCCACCGGTGGTGTCAGCCTGGTGCGGAAAGTCCAACTGCAAATCGCCGTCAACGAAGACTTTGTCCAGCCGACGGTCGATGCGATTTTGGCCGGCGGCCGGTCAAGCGAGACCGGTGAAATCGGTGACGGCAAAATCTTCGTCTTGCCGATGGATGATTGTGTCCGGATCCGAACCGGCGAACGCGGTCCGGAAGCGATCTGA
- a CDS encoding ammonium transporter — translation MRNMFGANWLVIALLVGMLGVGAPLATVASAQEDAASVMEADAADAGGDADSAPAGWNAGDEVSALSYDDANDYTINTLIMFVCAVLVLFMQAGFAMVEVGMNSAKNTVNILAKNVMDLSVGVLLYLFIGYSLMYPGSWIADGYLGSPSAFISRDAQVEEVDGAEVWAAAPTYSDGAYASNSADFLFQVAFAATAATIVSGSVAGRMKFSAYLIYSAILTGLIYPISGAWKWGGGFLDAMGFQDFAGSVVVHAVGGFAGLAGAIFLGPRLGRYSADGKSIPIPGHNIAFAALGVFILWIGWYGFNPGSQLTYSGAMNAEATTYIALTTTIAASAGAVLAMILGWALFGKPDLTMALNGVLGGLVAITANCDRVGQFEALVIGGIGGALVVLGIVLLDKLKIDDPVGAWPVHGLCGVWGGIATGVFGDIPADDMTRGGFITVQVIATVVICVWAFVTMSVVFGVLKAIGMLRVSPEEEQAGLDISEHGMHAYPSDAVAGGAIA, via the coding sequence ATGAGAAACATGTTTGGAGCCAATTGGCTCGTGATCGCTCTCCTCGTGGGGATGTTGGGGGTCGGTGCGCCGCTTGCGACAGTTGCTTCGGCTCAGGAGGATGCCGCTTCGGTCATGGAGGCCGACGCAGCTGACGCAGGCGGCGACGCCGATTCAGCGCCGGCGGGTTGGAACGCTGGTGATGAGGTGTCGGCCCTCAGCTACGACGATGCGAACGATTACACGATCAATACGTTGATCATGTTCGTGTGTGCCGTGTTGGTCCTGTTCATGCAGGCCGGCTTCGCCATGGTCGAAGTCGGGATGAACAGTGCCAAGAACACGGTCAACATTTTGGCCAAGAACGTCATGGACCTCTCGGTCGGCGTTCTGCTTTATCTGTTCATCGGGTACTCGTTGATGTACCCGGGCAGTTGGATCGCGGACGGTTATCTTGGATCGCCGTCGGCGTTCATCAGCCGTGACGCCCAGGTCGAAGAAGTCGACGGTGCCGAAGTTTGGGCCGCCGCACCGACCTACAGCGACGGTGCCTACGCCAGTAACTCGGCTGACTTCCTGTTCCAGGTTGCCTTTGCCGCGACGGCCGCAACGATCGTTTCGGGCTCGGTTGCCGGACGCATGAAGTTTAGTGCCTACCTGATTTACAGTGCGATTTTGACGGGCCTGATCTATCCAATCAGTGGTGCCTGGAAGTGGGGCGGCGGGTTCCTGGATGCGATGGGCTTCCAAGACTTTGCCGGAAGTGTCGTGGTGCACGCGGTCGGCGGGTTCGCCGGCCTGGCCGGTGCGATTTTCTTGGGGCCGCGTTTGGGCCGGTACAGTGCCGACGGCAAGAGTATTCCGATCCCCGGTCACAACATTGCGTTCGCCGCTTTGGGTGTCTTCATCCTGTGGATCGGATGGTACGGATTTAACCCCGGCAGTCAGCTGACCTACAGCGGTGCGATGAATGCCGAAGCCACCACCTACATTGCTTTGACCACGACGATCGCGGCCTCGGCCGGTGCCGTGTTGGCGATGATCTTGGGCTGGGCTCTGTTCGGAAAGCCGGACTTGACCATGGCACTGAACGGCGTTTTGGGCGGGTTGGTCGCCATCACCGCTAACTGTGACCGCGTCGGCCAGTTCGAAGCTTTGGTGATCGGCGGCATCGGTGGTGCCCTGGTCGTTTTGGGAATCGTCCTGTTGGACAAGCTGAAGATCGACGATCCGGTCGGTGCATGGCCGGTCCACGGTCTGTGCGGCGTCTGGGGCGGAATCGCCACTGGCGTCTTCGGCGACATCCCGGCTGACGACATGACCCGCGGCGGATTCATCACGGTTCAGGTCATCGCGACCGTCGTGATCTGTGTTTGGGCCTTCGTCACCATGTCGGTTGTCTTTGGTGTTTTGAAAGCCATCGGGATGCTGCGAGTCAGTCCTGAGGAAGAACAAGCTGGCTTGGATATCTCCGAGCACGGCATGCACGCTTATCCGTCCGATGCGGTCGCCGGCGGGGCGATCGCCTAG
- a CDS encoding cbb3-type cytochrome c oxidase N-terminal domain-containing protein, producing MSSVTPETSDTGAIPDDPLTGHSYDGIQEFDNPLPGWWKWLFVGSMLFSPPYFFYFHSGVESRTRAASYDRDLAENLQLQFAEIGELKADRETVVKFLYKPNWLQVGKVVFETNCQSCHGADGGGLVGPNLTDDHYKNIREIEDIIGVLQNGAAAGAMPAWKNRLSTNELVLAASYVASMRGTEAANPKAPEGNVIAPWPDPPAESDAQ from the coding sequence ATGAGTAGTGTGACCCCCGAGACGTCCGACACGGGCGCAATTCCAGACGATCCGCTGACCGGCCATAGTTACGACGGCATCCAAGAATTCGATAACCCGTTGCCCGGTTGGTGGAAGTGGTTGTTCGTCGGCTCGATGTTGTTTTCGCCGCCCTACTTTTTCTACTTCCATAGTGGTGTGGAAAGTCGGACTCGTGCGGCCTCCTATGACCGGGATCTCGCAGAGAACTTGCAGCTTCAGTTTGCCGAAATTGGTGAGTTGAAAGCGGATCGTGAGACCGTGGTGAAATTCCTGTACAAGCCCAATTGGCTGCAGGTTGGCAAGGTCGTGTTTGAAACGAATTGTCAGTCATGCCATGGCGCCGATGGCGGCGGTTTGGTCGGCCCGAATCTGACGGATGATCATTATAAGAACATCCGTGAAATCGAAGACATCATTGGTGTGCTTCAAAACGGTGCGGCCGCCGGTGCAATGCCGGCATGGAAAAATCGTTTAAGTACCAACGAACTCGTGCTTGCCGCCAGTTACGTGGCCAGCATGCGTGGGACCGAAGCGGCGAATCCAAAAGCGCCCGAAGGAAACGTGATCGCGCCTTGGCCAGATCCGCCGGCGGAGTCCGACGCCCAATAG
- the ccoG gene encoding cytochrome c oxidase accessory protein CcoG, producing MNAPSPMLEAPEHVLSTLEGDGSRRWLRPKLAKGHWWRRRQILAYVLIVVFVALPHLRINGRPLILLDIPARKFVLAGHTFLPTDTVLLALLLVSILITIVLLTALTGRVWCGWGCPQTVYMEYVFRPIDRFFEGTLGRGGKPKRKVTGIRAVLRFLVYLVLCMALAHTFLAYFVGTERLAEWMRSSPFQHPIAFVVMFGTTGLMLFDFLFFREQMCLIACPYGRFQSVMLDRHSLIVAYDETRGEPRKKGKRDVSLPIAERSAGDCVDCNQCVVVCPTGIDIRDGLQMECINCTQCIDACDDVMDRVGLPKGLIRYSSQDAMAGNPLRFLRMRTVLYPAALIAVLSIFFVVLSTKFAFDARLIRSAGNPFQRGANGQIVNNFRLRLWNRSEENQDYKFQIVRPDGALLVQQENSGASLEPGQTELIPLTIQVPPSKFGAAGQCDGEIEITDGAGNQRTVTTKLLGPR from the coding sequence ATGAACGCCCCGTCCCCAATGTTGGAAGCGCCCGAGCATGTGCTAAGCACGTTGGAGGGCGACGGGTCGCGTCGATGGTTGCGTCCCAAGTTGGCCAAGGGGCATTGGTGGCGTCGACGACAGATTTTGGCTTACGTATTGATTGTCGTTTTCGTCGCATTGCCGCATTTGCGGATCAACGGACGACCGCTGATCTTGTTGGACATTCCCGCACGTAAGTTTGTTCTGGCCGGACACACGTTTTTGCCAACCGACACGGTGTTGTTGGCGTTGCTGTTGGTGTCCATTCTGATCACGATCGTCTTGTTGACCGCTTTGACAGGACGCGTCTGGTGCGGATGGGGATGCCCGCAAACGGTTTACATGGAATATGTATTCCGACCGATCGATCGTTTTTTTGAAGGCACCTTGGGACGTGGTGGAAAGCCCAAGCGAAAGGTGACCGGTATCCGGGCGGTGCTGCGTTTTCTGGTTTACCTTGTTTTGTGTATGGCGTTGGCCCACACATTCCTGGCGTACTTCGTTGGTACCGAACGTCTGGCGGAGTGGATGCGAAGCAGCCCGTTTCAGCATCCGATCGCTTTTGTCGTCATGTTCGGGACCACAGGGTTGATGCTGTTCGACTTTCTGTTCTTTCGCGAACAGATGTGCCTGATCGCGTGTCCCTATGGGCGTTTCCAATCCGTGATGCTGGATCGGCATAGTCTGATCGTCGCGTATGACGAAACACGTGGCGAACCGAGAAAGAAGGGCAAACGTGACGTCAGTCTGCCGATCGCCGAACGCAGTGCCGGCGATTGTGTGGATTGCAACCAGTGTGTGGTGGTGTGCCCGACGGGCATTGATATTCGTGACGGCTTGCAGATGGAATGCATCAATTGCACCCAGTGTATTGATGCCTGCGATGACGTGATGGACCGGGTCGGTTTGCCCAAGGGGTTGATCCGCTACAGTTCCCAGGACGCGATGGCGGGCAACCCGCTGCGATTTCTGCGGATGCGAACGGTGTTGTACCCGGCGGCGTTGATCGCCGTGCTGTCGATCTTCTTCGTGGTGTTGTCGACGAAGTTCGCGTTCGACGCGCGATTGATCCGGTCGGCGGGGAATCCCTTTCAAAGGGGTGCCAACGGCCAGATCGTGAACAACTTCCGCTTGCGTTTATGGAATCGAAGCGAAGAAAATCAAGACTATAAGTTCCAAATCGTTCGGCCCGACGGAGCCTTGTTGGTGCAGCAAGAGAATTCCGGCGCCAGCCTGGAACCCGGTCAAACGGAATTGATCCCGCTGACGATACAAGTGCCTCCGTCCAAGTTTGGGGCGGCGGGCCAGTGTGATGGTGAAATCGAAATCACCGACGGTGCGGGTAATCAACGCACCGTGACAACAAAACTGCTCGGACCTCGCTGA
- a CDS encoding hemolysin family protein, with product MGLLIFYLFFAIGCSFYCSVAEAVLLSITPSFIATLGQRKPKAAKRLEDLKDNIDRPLAAILSLNTIAHTIGAAGVGAEVVRLYGDQYLAAASAVMTLLILVLSEIIPKTIGALYWRTLGPFVATSVRWLIWILYPLVWMSERLTRLLSGGKSHHTLTREELSAMAKIGAKQGVLEANEHRIFDSMIRFPRVTAQEVMTPRAVVLAVSESSTVAEALAQESILSVSRIPVYEGTLDHVTGFVLKDDLLLAQARDQDADPITTYRRPLLTVRDEVRLPRLLDQLLQGRHHIAIVVDQYGSVVGLVTLEDIVETLLDLEIIDEHDREVDMQKLARRRWEKRLSQKESQGTAVVQPNIAESDEDAGGRENTPDT from the coding sequence ATGGGACTGCTGATCTTTTACCTGTTCTTTGCGATCGGGTGCTCTTTCTATTGTTCGGTGGCCGAAGCCGTGCTGCTGTCGATCACGCCGTCGTTCATTGCGACGCTGGGCCAGCGGAAACCGAAGGCCGCCAAACGCCTGGAAGATCTCAAGGACAACATTGATCGCCCGCTGGCGGCCATCCTTAGCCTGAACACCATTGCTCACACGATCGGTGCGGCCGGCGTGGGTGCCGAAGTGGTCCGGCTTTATGGCGACCAGTACCTGGCAGCCGCCAGCGCGGTGATGACGCTGTTGATCCTGGTGTTAAGCGAAATCATCCCCAAGACGATCGGGGCCCTGTACTGGCGCACGCTCGGGCCGTTCGTGGCCACCAGCGTCCGCTGGCTGATTTGGATCCTGTATCCGCTGGTGTGGATGAGCGAGCGTCTGACTCGGCTGCTTTCCGGTGGCAAGTCCCACCACACGCTGACTCGCGAAGAACTGTCGGCGATGGCCAAAATCGGCGCCAAGCAAGGCGTCTTGGAAGCCAACGAACACCGCATTTTCGATTCGATGATTCGGTTTCCCCGTGTGACGGCGCAAGAAGTAATGACGCCCCGCGCCGTGGTCCTGGCGGTCAGCGAATCATCGACCGTGGCCGAAGCACTGGCCCAGGAATCCATCCTGTCGGTCTCTCGAATTCCCGTCTACGAAGGCACATTGGACCACGTGACCGGATTCGTTTTAAAGGACGACCTGTTGCTGGCGCAGGCACGTGACCAGGACGCGGATCCGATCACCACCTATCGCCGTCCGTTGCTGACGGTTCGCGATGAAGTTCGGTTGCCGCGTCTGCTGGACCAATTGCTGCAAGGCCGACATCACATCGCCATCGTCGTCGATCAGTACGGCAGCGTCGTCGGCCTGGTCACGCTGGAAGACATCGTCGAAACTTTGCTGGATCTGGAAATCATCGACGAACATGACCGCGAGGTGGACATGCAAAAACTGGCCCGTCGCCGCTGGGAAAAACGCTTGAGCCAGAAAGAAAGCCAGGGCACGGCCGTGGTCCAGCCCAACATCGCAGAATCCGATGAAGACGCCGGCGGCCGTGAAAACACGCCGGACACATAG
- a CDS encoding sulfite exporter TauE/SafE family protein has product MTAFLAATVLASVLGSLHCVGMCGPLAIWATDGRSRGASLVAYHLGRLTTYLSAGLMAGLLGSAITIGGDVAGFQMLASKLAGMLLIGMGLWRIFGLLPRNRLTGTREIKPSKIAGLLAKAKPVLASRGPIGKAYLGGLLTTWLPCGWLYLFVLMAAGAGTVPGAMATMTAFWIGTLPALTAVVVGAGTLMNRSRVVMPMLAAVLLVLTGLYTATGRASADLASIQPPRLGDQPSAQQVWSATNDEPLPCCHPEP; this is encoded by the coding sequence ATGACGGCTTTCCTGGCGGCAACCGTTTTGGCCAGTGTCTTGGGCAGCTTGCATTGCGTCGGGATGTGTGGCCCACTGGCGATCTGGGCGACCGATGGCCGCAGCCGCGGAGCGTCACTGGTGGCTTATCACCTGGGACGTTTGACCACGTATCTGTCCGCCGGACTGATGGCGGGGCTTTTGGGATCCGCAATCACGATCGGTGGTGATGTTGCGGGATTTCAAATGCTGGCGTCCAAGTTGGCGGGGATGTTATTGATCGGCATGGGGCTGTGGCGAATTTTCGGTTTGCTTCCCCGTAACCGATTGACCGGCACTCGGGAAATCAAACCCTCGAAAATTGCCGGTCTGTTGGCGAAGGCCAAGCCGGTATTGGCATCGCGTGGCCCGATCGGTAAAGCGTATTTAGGCGGCCTTTTGACGACGTGGTTGCCTTGTGGTTGGCTGTATTTGTTCGTGCTGATGGCCGCGGGGGCCGGCACCGTTCCCGGCGCGATGGCGACGATGACGGCATTCTGGATCGGTACGTTGCCCGCACTGACCGCCGTGGTTGTGGGGGCCGGAACACTGATGAATCGGTCTCGCGTGGTCATGCCGATGCTTGCCGCAGTCCTGTTAGTGCTGACGGGTTTGTATACCGCCACCGGTCGTGCTTCGGCGGACTTGGCGTCGATTCAACCGCCGCGGTTGGGGGACCAGCCAAGTGCCCAGCAAGTCTGGTCCGCCACCAACGATGAACCGCTGCCGTGTTGTCACCCTGAGCCTTGA
- the ccoN gene encoding cytochrome-c oxidase, cbb3-type subunit I: protein MESFSYDDDISRKFAVATIVWGLIATIAGLVVALLLVLPKAFVGLEWLTFGRLRPLHTNAAIFAFAGNGIFAAIYYSTQRLCKARMWSDVLSRLHFWGWQLIIVAAAVTLPLGITQSREYAELEWPIDLAIAVVWLGFFGVNFFMTLIKRRERHLYVALWFYIATIVTVTVLHVFNNLVVPIAAFKSYSVYAGVQDAFMQWWYGHNAVAFFLTTPFLGLMYYFLPKAANRPVFSYKLSILHFWSLVFIYIWAGPHHLHYTALPEWASSLGMLFSVMLWMPSWGGMINGLLTLRGAWQKVAVDPVLKFFVVGVTFYGMSTFEGPMLSVKSVNALSHYTDWTIAHVHSGALGWNGMMTFGMLYWLAPRLFQTKLWSVKAATLHFWISTIGILMYIVPIYIAGLTQGLMWRAMDETGQLVYPDFVETISSIAPMWWLRVVGGALFVAGVVLMVVNYFMTWLSRPSAYEVPVYQAPRLAKQADYREPAEVSEAIKDAPMLEAAKKLDTWSRMGWHRRWERLPVRFTILVTLAVVIASLFEIIPTFLIRSNVPTIATVQPYTPLELAGRDIFVAEGCYNCHSQMIRPMVAETKRYGEYSKPGEFVYDHPFQWGSRRIGPDLAREGGKQSNLWHWLHLEDPQSVNEASVMPSYVHLLDTAIDFDKISDRVWAAHMLGAEYDKELTNAPEIARKQAELVAADIVSQGGPIKRGELMTYDTQAVALIAYLQRIGTDIFATPEADESSETDGPAPGEVPEDVDAIPEVAAGQADPQSDATG, encoded by the coding sequence ATCGAATCGTTTTCGTACGATGACGATATTTCCCGCAAGTTTGCCGTCGCGACCATCGTTTGGGGATTGATCGCGACGATCGCCGGTTTGGTCGTCGCCTTATTGCTGGTTTTGCCCAAGGCCTTTGTCGGCCTGGAATGGCTGACCTTTGGTCGTCTGCGACCGCTGCACACCAACGCAGCCATCTTTGCCTTTGCGGGCAACGGCATTTTCGCGGCGATCTACTACAGCACCCAGCGATTGTGCAAAGCACGCATGTGGAGCGACGTGCTCAGTCGTCTGCATTTTTGGGGATGGCAACTGATCATCGTCGCGGCCGCGGTGACGCTGCCACTGGGCATCACGCAAAGTCGCGAGTACGCCGAATTGGAATGGCCGATCGACTTGGCGATTGCCGTGGTGTGGCTGGGGTTTTTCGGTGTCAACTTTTTCATGACGTTGATCAAACGTCGCGAACGGCACTTGTACGTGGCGCTGTGGTTTTACATCGCAACGATCGTCACCGTGACCGTTTTGCACGTCTTCAATAACTTGGTCGTGCCGATCGCGGCTTTCAAAAGCTATAGCGTTTATGCGGGTGTCCAAGACGCATTCATGCAGTGGTGGTACGGGCACAACGCGGTGGCGTTCTTCTTGACCACTCCGTTCTTGGGTCTGATGTATTACTTCTTGCCCAAGGCGGCCAATCGTCCGGTGTTCAGCTACAAGCTGTCCATCCTTCACTTTTGGTCGTTGGTGTTCATCTACATCTGGGCGGGCCCGCACCACTTGCACTACACGGCGTTGCCCGAATGGGCGTCGTCCCTGGGGATGTTGTTCAGCGTCATGCTGTGGATGCCGTCTTGGGGCGGAATGATCAACGGCTTGCTGACCCTGCGTGGTGCTTGGCAGAAGGTCGCCGTTGACCCGGTGCTGAAGTTTTTCGTCGTCGGAGTGACGTTCTACGGAATGTCGACCTTCGAAGGTCCCATGCTAAGCGTGAAAAGCGTCAATGCGCTCAGCCACTACACCGACTGGACCATCGCCCACGTGCACTCCGGTGCACTCGGTTGGAACGGCATGATGACTTTCGGCATGTTGTACTGGCTGGCCCCGCGGTTGTTCCAAACCAAGTTGTGGAGCGTCAAAGCGGCCACACTGCACTTCTGGATTTCGACGATCGGAATTTTGATGTACATCGTGCCGATCTACATTGCCGGTCTGACCCAGGGGCTGATGTGGCGTGCGATGGACGAAACCGGCCAACTGGTTTACCCCGACTTTGTCGAAACGATTTCCTCGATCGCCCCGATGTGGTGGCTGCGTGTGGTCGGCGGGGCCTTATTCGTCGCCGGCGTCGTGCTAATGGTCGTCAACTACTTCATGACTTGGTTGTCCCGTCCGTCGGCCTATGAAGTGCCGGTGTATCAGGCACCACGCCTAGCCAAGCAAGCGGACTATCGCGAACCGGCCGAAGTCAGCGAAGCGATCAAAGACGCTCCGATGTTGGAAGCCGCCAAGAAATTGGACACATGGAGCCGCATGGGATGGCACCGTCGTTGGGAACGATTGCCGGTTCGGTTTACCATCTTGGTCACCCTGGCCGTTGTGATCGCCAGCTTATTTGAAATCATCCCGACGTTCTTGATCCGCAGCAACGTGCCGACGATCGCCACGGTTCAGCCTTACACGCCGCTGGAGTTGGCCGGACGTGACATCTTTGTCGCTGAAGGTTGTTACAACTGTCACTCGCAAATGATTCGGCCGATGGTCGCCGAAACGAAACGCTATGGCGAATACAGCAAGCCGGGCGAATTCGTCTATGACCACCCGTTCCAATGGGGCAGTCGTCGGATCGGCCCCGACTTGGCTCGCGAAGGTGGCAAGCAAAGTAACCTTTGGCATTGGCTGCACTTGGAAGACCCCCAAAGTGTCAACGAAGCTTCGGTGATGCCTTCCTATGTCCACCTGCTGGATACCGCCATCGATTTCGACAAGATCTCCGATCGTGTTTGGGCGGCCCATATGTTGGGAGCCGAATACGATAAGGAACTGACCAACGCTCCGGAAATTGCACGCAAGCAAGCCGAATTGGTCGCCGCGGACATCGTTTCGCAGGGCGGCCCGATCAAACGCGGCGAATTGATGACGTATGACACTCAAGCCGTCGCGCTGATCGCCTATCTGCAGCGAATCGGTACCGACATTTTTGCAACGCCCGAAGCGGATGAATCGTCGGAAACCGATGGTCCTGCTCCGGGCGAAGTTCCCGAAGACGTCGATGCGATTCCCGAAGTCGCCGCCGGCCAAGCGGATCCGCAATCCGATGCCACCGGCTGA
- a CDS encoding FixH family protein, giving the protein MVKNDANSKAAWRWGSMVVALLTLQVALGVVAIFLATGDRSVAVVPDYYQKALDWDKQAARKRTSEKLGWTFTVAEIPAGQSGNGLMLKLLDADGQPVAIQTGTVSIYHHARAGDVLQFSLDESVTADSPLAFTECVDRGGWWQVEIDVTDDSGARFVESRQVLLQGPASSEQSS; this is encoded by the coding sequence ATGGTGAAGAATGACGCCAATTCGAAAGCAGCGTGGCGTTGGGGATCAATGGTCGTCGCCTTGCTGACGCTGCAGGTCGCCCTGGGCGTCGTGGCGATCTTTCTGGCCACCGGCGACCGGTCGGTGGCGGTCGTCCCGGACTACTATCAGAAGGCGCTGGATTGGGATAAGCAGGCGGCGCGAAAACGTACATCGGAAAAACTGGGCTGGACCTTCACGGTCGCGGAGATTCCTGCCGGCCAGTCCGGAAACGGGCTGATGTTGAAGTTGTTGGATGCAGACGGCCAACCGGTGGCCATCCAAACCGGAACGGTGTCGATTTACCATCATGCCCGTGCCGGCGATGTGCTGCAGTTTTCGCTGGACGAATCGGTGACGGCGGACAGTCCTTTGGCGTTCACCGAATGCGTGGATCGTGGCGGCTGGTGGCAAGTTGAAATCGATGTCACCGATGATAGCGGCGCACGTTTCGTCGAATCGCGGCAAGTCTTGTTGCAAGGTCCGGCATCGTCGGAGCAATCGTCATGA
- a CDS encoding potassium channel family protein: MARPAAIFQSSVTPLDRIRSGGKILAGVVFIGVLGYRYLGGYGWSDAVWMVVITISTVGYGEHSQSDALVKWFTVLVIVFGMTASVYTFGGLFSMILEGELDRVIGRQRMNREIAKLNGHVIVCGYGRMGQHLVEGLRHASRSMVVIDIDEEAIAGASEAGLLTLHGDATNDDLLTMAGIAKAETLVITLPDDADNVFITLTGRGLNSEFTIIARAEQVTTEKKLRQAGADRVVMPTIVGAKQMTRLVARPSTADLIDVVTESSFKDIDLDEVLIPAGSPMCGRTIRSIVTLQSRNLLIVGIQRDGAALKFNPNGDDQIHSGETLLILGHPDNILAFRRDIAD, encoded by the coding sequence ATGGCGCGCCCTGCCGCAATCTTTCAATCTTCGGTAACGCCGCTGGATCGTATTCGCAGCGGTGGCAAAATCCTTGCCGGCGTGGTCTTTATCGGCGTGTTGGGCTATCGGTACCTGGGCGGATACGGATGGTCCGATGCGGTTTGGATGGTCGTGATCACGATCAGCACGGTCGGCTATGGCGAACACAGTCAATCCGACGCGTTGGTGAAATGGTTCACCGTCTTGGTGATTGTGTTCGGAATGACCGCATCGGTTTACACCTTCGGCGGTCTGTTTTCGATGATACTGGAAGGCGAACTTGATCGCGTGATTGGACGCCAGCGAATGAATCGTGAAATCGCCAAACTGAACGGACATGTCATCGTTTGCGGCTATGGCCGGATGGGCCAGCATCTGGTCGAGGGTCTACGCCATGCTTCGCGATCGATGGTCGTCATTGACATCGACGAAGAAGCCATTGCCGGCGCCAGCGAAGCGGGCCTTTTGACTCTGCACGGCGACGCGACCAACGACGACCTGTTGACGATGGCGGGGATCGCCAAGGCTGAAACACTGGTGATCACATTGCCCGATGACGCGGACAATGTTTTCATCACGTTGACCGGCCGCGGATTGAATTCTGAATTCACCATCATCGCCCGCGCCGAACAGGTCACCACCGAAAAGAAACTTCGCCAGGCGGGTGCCGATCGCGTGGTCATGCCGACGATCGTCGGCGCCAAACAGATGACGCGTCTGGTCGCCCGGCCGTCGACAGCCGATTTGATCGACGTGGTCACCGAGTCCAGTTTCAAAGACATCGATTTGGACGAAGTCCTGATACCAGCGGGCAGCCCCATGTGTGGAAGGACCATTCGATCGATCGTTACGCTTCAGTCCCGCAATTTGCTGATCGTCGGAATCCAGCGTGACGGTGCGGCCTTGAAGTTCAATCCCAACGGCGACGATCAGATCCACAGCGGTGAAACGCTTTTGATCTTGGGGCACCCCGATAACATCCTGGCGTTTCGCCGGGACATCGCCGATTGA